The Glycine max cultivar Williams 82 chromosome 12, Glycine_max_v4.0, whole genome shotgun sequence genome window below encodes:
- the LOC100805067 gene encoding universal stress protein PHOS32, giving the protein MQTHQNPPTLDSDPQLPQIKIHHPSSPRHHHPSSAATPTPTAGARRKIGVAVDLSDESAYAVRWAVQHYIRPGDAVILLHVSPTNVLFGADWGSIDLSINTDPNSDEDAVSAVNSNDHANAGNSKRKLEDDFDAFTASKAADLAKPLRESQIPFKIHIVKDHDMKERLCLEVERLGLSAVIMGSRGFGAVRRGSDGRLGSVSDYCVHHCVCPVVVVRYPDDKDVVAAATTASAVVALKDGDEGETVIQPVPHKKED; this is encoded by the coding sequence ATGCAGACCCACCAGAACCCTCCCACACTGGATTCCGACCCGCAGCTCCCGCAGATCAAAATCCACCACCCCTCCTCCCCGCGCCATCACCACCCCTCCTCCGCCGCCACCCCCACCCCCACCGCCGGCGCACGCCGCAAAATCGGCGTGGCCGTCGACCTCTCCGACGAGAGCGCCTACGCGGTCCGCTGGGCCGTGCAGCACTACATCCGCCCCGGGGACGCCGTGATCCTGCTCCACGTCAGCCCTACCAACGTCCTCTTCGGCGCCGACTGGGGCTCGATCGACCTCTCCATCAACACTGACCCCAACTCCGACGAAGACGCCGTCAGCGCCGTCAACAGTAACGACCACGCCAACGCCGGCAACAGCAAACGCAAGCTCGAGGACGACTTCGACGCCTTCACGGCGTCGAAGGCCGCGGATCTCGCGAAGCCGTTGAGAGAATCGCAAATTCCGTTCAAGATCCATATTGTGAAGGATCACGACATGAAGGAGAGGCTGTGCTTGGAGGTGGAGAGGCTTGGGTTGAGCGCGGTGATTATGGGGAGTAGAGGGTTTGGCGCTGTGAGGCGTGGCAGCGATGGGAGGCTTGGGAGTGTTAGTGATTACTGCGTTCATCACTGTGTTTGTCCTGTTGTGGTGGTGCGTTATCCCGATGATAAGGATGTGGTTGCGGCGGCCACCACGGCCTCGGCCGTGGTGGCGCTCAAGGACGGGGATGAGGGCGAGACGGTGATCCAGCCGGTGCCGCACAAGAAAG